In Nitrospinota bacterium, one DNA window encodes the following:
- a CDS encoding DUF4390 domain-containing protein, whose product MGLVSPASAVSPDVVNIGVGTKGKYVVMNARLVDGFTEKIQEAINNGVPIGFTFEIELRQDNTAWVDSLISSNKVRHRVQFDSLKKIYRFTEIGKNVRRNIITRKKSRFQNLMLNLKDIPIAPIYKLDPNEKYYVRVKADLETDRFWFPFNYIFFFVPFSEFETSWAQTSPLAIDPDLDLSKQARGSRKKQRHISRDVIRSFNK is encoded by the coding sequence ATGGGGCTTGTTTCTCCTGCTTCAGCAGTGTCTCCCGATGTCGTCAATATTGGAGTTGGAACGAAGGGCAAATATGTAGTCATGAATGCCCGACTGGTTGATGGTTTCACTGAAAAAATCCAGGAAGCCATTAATAACGGGGTACCAATTGGTTTCACTTTCGAAATAGAGCTCCGCCAGGATAATACAGCATGGGTTGACAGCTTAATCAGTTCCAACAAAGTTCGCCATCGAGTTCAGTTTGATTCACTCAAAAAGATTTACAGGTTTACAGAGATAGGAAAAAATGTCAGACGAAACATAATTACCCGTAAGAAGTCCCGCTTCCAGAACCTAATGCTCAACTTGAAGGATATACCTATCGCTCCAATATATAAACTGGACCCAAATGAAAAATATTATGTCAGGGTCAAAGCAGATCTGGAAACTGACAGGTTCTGGTTCCCCTTCAACTACATTTTCTTTTTTGTGCCTTTCAGTGAATTTGAAACTTCATGGGCACAGACCTCGCCTCTTGCTATTGATCCTGATCTTGATCTATCAAAACAAGCCAGAGGTTCTCGCAAAAAACAAAGACACATTTCCAGAGATGTCATAAGATCATTCAATAAGTAA
- a CDS encoding NAD-dependent epimerase/dehydratase family protein, whose amino-acid sequence MNILVTGGAGFIGSHLVNTYIEAGHQVIVVDNLSSGELRFLNPKATFYEIDILDPNFAEVLKREKIDVINHHAAQISVTGSISDPQSDANSNIIGTLQLLKSAVSLKAEKFIFASTGGALYGEQDYFPAGEDHPVQPLSPYGISKLSAENYIRFYQEKYGLRSTILRYSNVFGPHQNPHGEAGVVSIFCEKLVNDQKPVILGDGKQTRDFISVRDIARANLIALDNNCIGTFNISSGIETSVNSLAKSLLDISGKNIETTHGLARKGEQRRSALDYKKFHEGFGWKPEVSLEQGLIETYNFFNNQTA is encoded by the coding sequence ATGAATATTTTGGTTACAGGTGGTGCAGGCTTTATTGGTTCGCACCTGGTGAACACATATATTGAGGCCGGGCATCAAGTCATCGTGGTGGATAATCTTTCTTCAGGAGAGTTGCGATTTCTAAACCCCAAAGCTACGTTTTATGAGATAGATATCCTCGATCCAAACTTCGCTGAGGTTTTAAAAAGAGAAAAAATTGATGTCATCAATCATCATGCCGCGCAGATTTCAGTAACCGGTTCCATCAGTGACCCCCAGTCTGACGCTAACTCCAATATAATTGGTACTTTACAACTTCTTAAAAGTGCGGTATCGTTAAAAGCCGAGAAGTTCATATTTGCCTCAACCGGAGGGGCTCTATATGGAGAACAAGATTATTTTCCGGCGGGCGAAGATCACCCGGTTCAACCGCTGAGCCCTTATGGTATTTCAAAGTTATCAGCGGAAAACTATATACGTTTTTACCAGGAGAAGTACGGACTAAGATCCACCATACTTCGTTATAGTAATGTTTTCGGCCCGCATCAAAACCCACATGGGGAAGCTGGAGTCGTATCGATATTCTGCGAGAAGCTTGTAAATGACCAGAAACCTGTTATTTTGGGAGACGGAAAACAAACCCGGGATTTTATTTCGGTCAGGGATATCGCCAGGGCAAACTTGATCGCACTGGATAACAATTGCATTGGTACATTTAATATCAGTAGCGGAATAGAAACCAGTGTAAATTCATTGGCAAAATCTTTACTGGATATATCGGGAAAAAATATTGAAACCACTCACGGTTTAGCTCGAAAGGGAGAACAACGTAGAAGTGCTCTCGATTATAAAAAATTCCATGAAGGATTTGGGTGGAAACCCGAGGTTTCTCTGGAGCAAGGGTTAATTGAAACGTACAATTTTTTCAACAATCAAACGGCTTAA
- the mutS gene encoding DNA mismatch repair protein MutS, whose translation MGVSAKSIRVTQDDTPMMQQYRSIKKEYSDSILFFRMGDFYEMFNDDAKTASNILQIALTARNKKTNPVPMCGIPHHSANLYITKLLKAGKKVAICEQTEDPKQAKGLVKREVIRVITPGTVLDDNVLDPKKDQFIASIYFCKNLIGLAALDVSTGVFKATQIDGANSLSLLADELKKLDPKEIIIPNSMIEEPHPWLPASEAFLHAGEDWTFSFSEAYRNLTEHFKTQSLEGFGCENMKAAISSAGALIHYLQETQKSAMEHITALTPFPIHDYMAVDQSTLASLELVQSSEGSRKNSLLDLLDISQTAMGARRIREWILKPLIDAEKIRERLNVVANFKNNPTERKKLRDLLKNIFDLERLLGRITLSACNARDVISLKTSLKVFPDIQNELKRFSSSSISSFLEEWDNLDDIYSLIDQNITDDPPLSLKEGNLIKSGCNEELDRLKKIIRQGKSWIASLETEEKEKTGIPVLKVGFNKIYGYYIEITKKHSDRIPAEYIRKQSLVNAERFISPKLKEYEEEITGAEEKIFAIEQKLFEEVRSSISLVGSRIQNMARIISEVDTLSSFAEIAHRYNYCQPEFTNERSLFIENGRHPLIEQIDPTVRFISNDTFLDSVEQQIMIITGPNMAGKSTYLRQVALITLMAQIGSFVPADQARLGVTDRIFSRVGAQDHLLKGQSTFMVEMNETANILNNATADSLVILDEIGRGTSTFDGISIAWAIVEFLHKADQGGGPKTLFATHYHELTDLSRVLPGVKNFNVQIKEWNDEIVFLRKIVPGGTDKSYGIQVARLAGLPKIVLDRAQEVLFNLEQSEFDEIGVPKISHSDNQRNKHSSGQLALFPDPENPLIQKLKAIDPDDLSPREALDVIFQLHQLLKDTSK comes from the coding sequence ATGGGCGTATCGGCCAAAAGTATTAGGGTCACTCAAGATGACACTCCCATGATGCAACAATACAGGAGCATCAAAAAGGAATATTCCGACTCAATATTATTTTTCAGGATGGGTGACTTTTACGAAATGTTTAATGATGACGCAAAAACAGCGTCAAACATTTTACAGATTGCTCTTACAGCAAGAAACAAAAAGACCAACCCGGTTCCCATGTGCGGAATTCCCCATCACTCGGCAAACCTCTACATTACCAAACTTCTTAAAGCTGGAAAAAAAGTCGCTATTTGTGAACAGACAGAAGACCCAAAGCAGGCTAAGGGTTTGGTAAAGAGAGAGGTGATTCGTGTTATCACCCCGGGAACAGTCCTTGATGATAATGTTCTGGACCCCAAAAAGGACCAGTTTATAGCCTCAATCTATTTTTGCAAAAACCTGATAGGACTTGCCGCTCTTGATGTTTCAACCGGAGTGTTTAAAGCTACACAAATTGATGGAGCAAATTCCCTTTCTCTACTAGCAGATGAACTGAAGAAACTAGACCCTAAAGAGATTATTATTCCTAATTCAATGATAGAAGAACCCCATCCCTGGCTTCCAGCAAGTGAGGCCTTTCTCCATGCAGGGGAAGACTGGACATTTTCTTTCAGCGAAGCTTATAGAAACCTGACTGAACATTTTAAAACCCAGTCTTTAGAAGGGTTTGGTTGCGAAAATATGAAGGCGGCCATATCCTCAGCAGGCGCCCTGATCCATTATTTGCAGGAAACACAGAAGTCTGCAATGGAGCATATCACAGCCCTCACTCCCTTTCCTATACACGACTACATGGCTGTAGACCAATCCACTTTGGCAAGCCTGGAACTGGTCCAATCCAGCGAAGGAAGCAGAAAAAATTCTCTGCTCGATTTGCTTGATATTTCTCAAACCGCTATGGGCGCTCGACGAATTCGTGAATGGATTCTAAAACCACTGATAGACGCAGAAAAAATAAGGGAGCGTTTGAATGTTGTCGCAAATTTCAAAAACAATCCAACAGAAAGAAAAAAGTTACGTGATCTTCTGAAAAATATTTTCGATCTTGAGAGACTGTTGGGAAGAATCACACTATCCGCATGTAATGCAAGAGATGTTATTTCACTGAAAACATCTCTGAAAGTTTTTCCAGATATACAGAATGAACTTAAACGTTTCTCCTCAAGCTCAATAAGTTCTTTTCTTGAGGAGTGGGACAACCTTGATGACATCTACAGTTTAATTGATCAAAATATTACAGATGACCCACCTCTAAGCCTTAAGGAAGGAAATCTGATTAAATCAGGTTGCAATGAGGAGCTTGATCGCCTTAAAAAAATAATCCGTCAGGGAAAAAGTTGGATCGCTTCGCTGGAAACTGAAGAGAAAGAAAAAACAGGAATTCCTGTATTAAAAGTCGGCTTTAACAAAATTTACGGATATTATATAGAAATTACTAAAAAACATAGTGACCGCATCCCTGCAGAGTATATTCGCAAACAATCCCTGGTAAATGCGGAGCGATTTATTTCTCCCAAACTCAAAGAGTACGAAGAAGAAATAACCGGTGCTGAAGAAAAGATTTTTGCCATAGAGCAAAAACTGTTCGAAGAAGTCAGGTCCAGCATTTCACTCGTTGGTTCCCGGATACAAAATATGGCGCGTATCATCAGTGAAGTTGATACGTTATCTTCTTTCGCAGAAATTGCGCATAGGTACAATTATTGCCAGCCTGAATTCACAAACGAACGTAGCCTGTTTATTGAAAACGGACGTCACCCTCTAATAGAGCAAATAGATCCAACTGTCCGGTTTATTTCTAACGATACATTCCTGGATTCTGTGGAACAACAAATCATGATCATTACCGGACCAAATATGGCCGGAAAGTCCACCTATTTAAGGCAGGTTGCGCTGATTACTCTTATGGCGCAAATTGGGAGTTTCGTTCCAGCAGATCAAGCCAGACTAGGAGTCACGGACCGTATTTTTTCACGAGTGGGAGCACAGGATCATTTGTTAAAAGGTCAGTCCACCTTTATGGTTGAAATGAATGAAACTGCAAATATTCTCAATAATGCCACCGCAGACAGCCTGGTCATTTTGGATGAAATTGGCCGGGGAACCAGCACCTTTGATGGAATCAGTATAGCCTGGGCGATTGTTGAGTTCCTCCACAAAGCTGACCAGGGCGGAGGACCCAAAACACTTTTTGCTACACATTACCATGAACTGACGGACCTGTCCCGTGTCCTTCCCGGGGTAAAAAATTTTAATGTTCAAATCAAAGAGTGGAACGACGAAATTGTATTTCTTCGTAAAATTGTTCCCGGCGGGACCGACAAAAGCTATGGCATACAAGTCGCACGACTGGCAGGGTTGCCAAAAATCGTTTTGGACCGCGCCCAGGAAGTTTTATTCAATTTGGAACAAAGTGAGTTTGATGAAATAGGTGTGCCCAAAATCTCTCATTCAGATAACCAAAGAAATAAACACTCTTCCGGACAGCTTGCTCTTTTCCCGGATCCTGAAAATCCATTGATACAAAAGCTAAAAGCAATTGACCCGGACGATCTTTCACCAAGGGAAGCCCTGGATGTTATTTTTCAGTTGCACCAGTTGCTAAAGGATACTTCGAAATGA
- a CDS encoding HIT domain-containing protein has translation MKQLWAPWRMEYINSERSEGCIFCILPRENDDDKNHILYRGESAFIIMNIFPYNSAHLMVSPYRHIDCLTKLDSNESTELNQLTDACINTLKTVINPEGFNVGYNIGKAAGAGYDEHIHCHIVPRWVGDTNFMPVLGETKVHPEHLKATYNKLLPHFKNL, from the coding sequence ATGAAACAACTCTGGGCACCTTGGAGGATGGAATATATCAACAGTGAAAGGTCAGAAGGATGCATATTCTGCATACTCCCCAGGGAAAATGACGATGACAAGAACCATATACTTTATCGTGGCGAATCGGCATTTATTATCATGAATATATTCCCCTATAACTCTGCCCACTTGATGGTGTCTCCATACAGACATATAGATTGTTTGACCAAACTAGATTCGAATGAAAGCACAGAATTAAACCAATTGACAGATGCTTGTATCAATACTTTAAAAACCGTTATCAACCCGGAAGGTTTTAACGTTGGTTACAATATTGGTAAAGCAGCTGGCGCGGGATATGATGAACACATTCATTGTCACATCGTTCCCAGATGGGTTGGGGATACCAATTTTATGCCAGTTCTTGGAGAAACCAAAGTTCACCCAGAACATTTGAAAGCTACCTACAATAAACTTCTTCCTCATTTTAAAAATTTGTAA
- the ybeY gene encoding rRNA maturation RNase YbeY, translating into MEIFIKNEHPDIKVDTKKIKQHTAKVLDSMDCNEHEISILFIGDQGIRDLNQRFRGIDSPTDVLSFPQLVEDSPETPGPPVLGDVAISLETARTQSKEHGLSMDEELTLLLIHGILHLLGYDHELSDQEEDRMRKKTRELFITVYPGKRLLDTCNF; encoded by the coding sequence ATGGAAATCTTTATAAAAAACGAACATCCTGATATCAAGGTAGATACAAAAAAAATTAAACAACATACAGCCAAAGTTCTAGATTCCATGGATTGCAATGAACATGAAATCAGCATATTATTTATTGGAGATCAGGGGATTCGTGATCTGAATCAACGTTTCAGGGGTATCGATAGTCCGACTGATGTGTTATCGTTTCCGCAGCTCGTGGAAGATTCACCAGAAACCCCGGGACCGCCTGTTTTGGGAGATGTTGCAATATCCCTTGAAACAGCCCGTACTCAATCCAAAGAGCACGGTCTGTCCATGGATGAAGAGTTAACATTATTACTCATTCATGGAATACTTCACCTTCTGGGTTATGACCACGAATTATCAGATCAGGAAGAAGATCGTATGCGGAAAAAAACCCGTGAATTATTCATAACGGTTTACCCAGGCAAAAGACTTTTAGACACATGCAATTTTTAA
- a CDS encoding PhoH family protein — translation MKPDTKEIILANNDLIPELFGSQDLNLKLIEKKFNVRITTRENQIKIKGDPENIETVESLFMQLEKLHEASLPVENGDIKFAIRLIAEDAHADLKTIFSERIAVSPKKGYITPKGPAQHQFIQAIRQDDIVLSVGPAGTGKTYLAVAMAVEGLLKKKFKKIVLVRPAVEAGEKLGYLPGDITEKINPYLMPLYDALSDMMETNRVRHLMDDGAIEIAPLAYMRGRTLSDAFIILDEAQNATREQMKMFLTRLGFRSKMVVTGDITQVDLPKDSDSGLIHIQGLLNKVQGIRFIYFSTKDVVRHELVKKIINAYGKAGFDQE, via the coding sequence TTGAAACCAGACACAAAAGAAATTATTCTCGCAAATAACGATCTCATTCCAGAATTATTTGGCAGTCAGGATCTAAATCTAAAACTGATTGAGAAAAAATTTAACGTCCGTATTACTACCAGGGAAAACCAAATAAAAATAAAGGGCGATCCCGAAAATATTGAAACCGTTGAAAGCCTTTTCATGCAACTTGAGAAACTGCATGAAGCCAGCCTTCCTGTCGAAAATGGGGATATCAAGTTCGCCATCCGGTTGATCGCCGAGGATGCACATGCCGACCTCAAAACTATTTTTTCGGAACGTATTGCCGTCTCTCCCAAGAAAGGTTATATCACTCCCAAAGGCCCCGCACAGCATCAGTTCATTCAAGCTATCAGGCAGGATGATATCGTTCTCTCAGTAGGTCCGGCGGGTACAGGAAAAACATATTTGGCAGTTGCTATGGCGGTAGAAGGCCTGCTGAAAAAGAAATTCAAAAAAATTGTACTGGTCCGCCCCGCTGTTGAAGCCGGAGAGAAACTGGGTTACCTGCCGGGAGATATAACGGAAAAAATCAATCCTTATCTCATGCCCCTCTATGACGCCCTGAGCGATATGATGGAAACAAATCGAGTGAGACACCTGATGGATGATGGTGCCATAGAAATTGCCCCACTGGCATATATGCGTGGAAGAACATTAAGCGACGCTTTCATCATTCTTGATGAAGCTCAGAACGCAACTCGAGAGCAAATGAAAATGTTCCTGACCCGTTTGGGATTCCGCTCGAAAATGGTGGTCACTGGTGATATCACACAAGTAGACCTGCCTAAAGATAGCGATTCTGGACTCATTCATATTCAGGGACTGCTTAACAAAGTACAAGGTATCCGCTTTATTTATTTCTCAACCAAGGACGTAGTACGTCATGAACTGGTGAAAAAGATTATTAACGCCTACGGCAAAGCTGGATTTGATCAGGAATAG
- the folE gene encoding GTP cyclohydrolase I FolE, producing MKDLIKQILLQVGEDPDREGLKDTPERVEKSLKFLTSGYGINIEDIVNGALFKEDYDEMVIVKDIDLFSMCEHHMLPFIGKCHVAYLPKGKIIGLSKIPRIVDVFSRRLQVQERLTNQIAGCLNQILQPIGVGVVIEALHLCMCMRGVEKQNSYTTTSSMLGSFKSDARTRSEFLTLIPPQGTRR from the coding sequence TTGAAAGACCTCATTAAACAAATTTTGTTACAGGTGGGTGAAGATCCCGACCGGGAGGGGCTCAAAGACACACCTGAACGGGTGGAGAAATCCCTGAAATTTTTGACAAGTGGATACGGGATCAATATTGAAGATATCGTCAATGGCGCATTGTTCAAAGAAGATTATGACGAAATGGTTATTGTCAAAGATATTGACCTGTTCAGCATGTGTGAACATCATATGCTTCCATTTATAGGTAAGTGTCATGTAGCATATCTTCCCAAGGGGAAAATCATCGGTCTTAGCAAAATACCTCGTATTGTAGATGTATTCAGCCGCCGATTACAGGTCCAGGAGCGCCTGACCAACCAGATTGCCGGTTGCTTGAACCAGATCCTTCAACCAATTGGAGTAGGTGTAGTGATTGAAGCACTACATCTTTGCATGTGTATGAGGGGTGTAGAAAAACAGAATTCCTACACCACTACCAGCTCCATGCTGGGTTCCTTTAAATCAGATGCAAGAACCCGCAGTGAGTTTTTAACCCTTATCCCTCCACAGGGAACGCGACGATGA
- a CDS encoding 6-carboxytetrahydropterin synthase, producing the protein MIFITRRLEFCASHRLYNPSFSDEKNAATFGLCNNPNGHGHNYVLEVTVKGEVDPETGMVLDLKSLKKLINEEIIDKVDHKNLNVDVEFLNNVIPTAENIAIHFWNIIEPKIENGTLHEIKLFESERNFVIYRGEEVERPH; encoded by the coding sequence ATGATTTTTATCACCCGCCGACTTGAATTTTGTGCCAGCCACAGATTATACAATCCATCTTTCTCGGATGAAAAAAACGCCGCCACTTTTGGTTTATGCAACAATCCCAATGGACATGGCCATAACTATGTTCTGGAAGTGACTGTTAAAGGCGAAGTAGACCCTGAAACAGGCATGGTACTGGATCTCAAGTCATTAAAAAAATTGATCAACGAGGAAATTATCGACAAGGTGGATCACAAAAACCTGAATGTGGATGTTGAGTTTCTGAACAACGTAATCCCGACCGCAGAAAACATTGCTATCCATTTCTGGAATATCATTGAACCCAAAATTGAAAACGGTACTCTGCATGAGATAAAACTTTTTGAGTCCGAACGAAATTTTGTTATTTACCGAGGTGAGGAAGTTGAAAGACCTCATTAA
- a CDS encoding 6-carboxytetrahydropterin synthase, with translation MIFITRRLEFCASHRLYNPSFSDEKNAATFGLCNNPNG, from the coding sequence ATGATTTTTATCACCCGCCGACTTGAATTTTGTGCCAGCCACAGATTATACAATCCATCTTTCTCGGATGAAAAAAACGCCGCCACTTTTGGTTTATGCAACAATCCCAATGGACA
- a CDS encoding zinc ribbon domain-containing protein encodes MPVYEYQCEKCKDIVEVLQKVSDDPLEVCEKCGGKLSKQFNQMNFHLYGSGFYSTDNKRKYLK; translated from the coding sequence ATGCCTGTATACGAATACCAATGTGAAAAGTGCAAAGATATAGTAGAGGTATTGCAAAAAGTCAGTGACGACCCACTGGAAGTTTGTGAAAAATGCGGGGGCAAGCTAAGCAAACAGTTTAACCAGATGAATTTTCATTTATATGGGTCCGGTTTTTACTCAACTGACAATAAACGCAAATACCTTAAATAA
- a CDS encoding nucleoside-diphosphate kinase has product MERTFAIIKPDGVERNLIGKILERIESNGFRIVAMKRTLLSKAQAEGFYHVHKERPFFDGMTSTMSSAPVVLMVLEKENAIADWRKLMGATNPADAEDGTIRKDFAENIERNTSHGSDAPETAAFEISYFFSETEILS; this is encoded by the coding sequence ATGGAAAGAACCTTTGCTATCATCAAACCTGACGGCGTAGAGCGTAATCTGATTGGTAAAATCCTGGAACGAATAGAATCCAATGGCTTTAGAATTGTTGCCATGAAAAGAACCTTGCTCAGCAAGGCTCAGGCAGAAGGGTTTTATCATGTGCACAAAGAGCGCCCTTTTTTCGATGGAATGACCAGTACAATGAGTTCAGCCCCAGTGGTTTTGATGGTTCTGGAAAAAGAAAACGCCATTGCCGATTGGCGAAAGCTAATGGGTGCCACTAACCCGGCTGATGCTGAAGATGGTACTATTCGTAAAGATTTTGCTGAAAATATTGAAAGAAATACTTCCCACGGTTCTGATGCACCTGAAACTGCGGCATTTGAAATTTCCTATTTTTTCAGTGAAACAGAAATTCTTTCCTAA
- a CDS encoding pyruvate ferredoxin oxidoreductase, producing the protein MYYIASVDKDICSAKNCHLCTQYCPETNCINYSEADKSAYVSVDRCKACEICIYICSDIAKNDAIQMKWIDDLNEGFVIKKSGLVLR; encoded by the coding sequence ATGTATTACATTGCTAGTGTTGATAAAGACATTTGCTCAGCTAAAAATTGCCACCTCTGCACCCAATATTGTCCAGAAACAAACTGCATCAATTACAGTGAAGCAGATAAGTCTGCTTATGTTTCCGTAGATCGTTGTAAAGCATGCGAGATTTGCATCTACATCTGCTCTGATATAGCTAAGAACGATGCTATTCAAATGAAATGGATAGACGACTTAAATGAAGGGTTTGTAATCAAAAAATCCGGACTCGTTTTACGGTAA
- a CDS encoding ferredoxin oxidoreductase: MTEVVEPVKRYNIRMAGLGGQGVVTASHIVSNGVVISGGFSSLVPFFGSEKRNAPVESYVRISNGTIYEIGEIIFPNVLMIFHPSVITLGKSYTMPFYTGLKQNGIILINSRTPIPFTRDEERELEETGARIYYLPATEMANDLAKTDLATNMAMCGAISGIFGLPDPVSLAASVKDRFIGKGIVVSGGTAALDSAIEKKFAKKQKLLEANQKVLDAAVQYAIDQGWSEAEQPAKTTA, translated from the coding sequence ATGACAGAAGTTGTTGAACCAGTAAAACGCTATAACATTCGAATGGCGGGTCTGGGTGGTCAGGGTGTTGTAACTGCATCCCACATCGTTAGTAATGGCGTGGTAATCTCAGGTGGCTTCAGTTCCCTGGTTCCTTTCTTTGGGTCAGAAAAACGTAATGCGCCTGTTGAGAGTTATGTCCGTATTTCAAACGGTACAATTTATGAAATTGGAGAGATTATTTTCCCGAATGTTCTAATGATTTTTCATCCATCGGTTATCACGCTTGGTAAGTCTTATACTATGCCGTTTTATACCGGATTGAAGCAAAATGGAATCATTCTCATAAATAGTAGAACCCCTATTCCTTTTACCCGTGATGAAGAACGTGAACTGGAAGAAACTGGTGCCCGTATTTACTATCTACCCGCTACAGAAATGGCAAATGATCTGGCTAAAACTGATCTGGCTACGAATATGGCTATGTGTGGTGCCATTTCAGGAATCTTTGGATTGCCCGATCCAGTTTCTTTAGCGGCATCTGTTAAAGACCGTTTCATTGGGAAAGGCATCGTGGTTTCTGGTGGTACAGCCGCTTTGGACAGTGCCATTGAGAAAAAATTTGCGAAAAAACAAAAACTTCTTGAAGCAAATCAAAAGGTTCTAGATGCGGCTGTCCAATATGCTATTGATCAGGGCTGGTCAGAAGCGGAACAACCAGCAAAAACTACTGCATAA
- a CDS encoding ferredoxin oxidoreductase has protein sequence MSLETLRPAPAFKEFLPVEYKDLVDHGPYHNRKDKNKQDVKVTDMGKFKEVIEEHPMCAGCAMTLFIRLTYIGMPNPEHTIVVGTAGCGRLAISQASVPFIYGNYGDTNAVASGLKRGLEVRFPNQKKDVVVMAGDGGLIDIGFQGMMHSWFRKEKFTTIMLDNEVYGNTGGQESGMTNQGKVMKMAPRGKFGDKIDALGLAKVAGVDYIARLAPTNPSRVARTVRRAIMVAREVGHSYIQAYTSCNIEYSIPTPDVMKDAFEIEKDRYGFEEIISPAAQEYLNEVEKKPKKKKSDK, from the coding sequence ATGTCACTTGAAACATTAAGACCTGCCCCTGCATTTAAAGAGTTTTTACCTGTTGAATATAAAGACTTAGTAGATCATGGCCCCTACCATAATCGTAAGGATAAAAATAAACAGGATGTAAAAGTCACAGACATGGGGAAATTTAAGGAAGTGATTGAAGAGCATCCCATGTGTGCAGGTTGCGCCATGACCCTGTTCATTCGCCTCACATACATAGGAATGCCCAACCCAGAACACACTATTGTTGTTGGAACTGCTGGATGTGGGCGTCTGGCTATCTCCCAGGCTTCAGTTCCATTTATTTACGGTAACTATGGTGATACCAATGCAGTTGCATCTGGTCTTAAACGAGGTTTGGAAGTAAGGTTCCCTAACCAGAAGAAAGACGTTGTAGTTATGGCTGGTGACGGTGGACTGATCGATATTGGTTTCCAGGGCATGATGCACAGCTGGTTCCGTAAAGAAAAGTTCACAACCATTATGCTTGATAATGAAGTTTACGGAAACACAGGCGGACAGGAAAGCGGTATGACCAATCAAGGTAAGGTCATGAAAATGGCTCCTCGTGGAAAGTTTGGTGACAAAATTGATGCATTGGGTCTGGCTAAGGTAGCAGGAGTAGATTATATTGCACGTCTTGCTCCAACCAATCCATCTCGAGTTGCTCGGACTGTTCGCCGCGCAATTATGGTAGCTCGTGAAGTTGGTCACAGCTATATACAGGCCTATACTTCTTGCAATATCGAATACTCAATTCCAACACCAGATGTTATGAAAGATGCATTTGAAATCGAAAAAGATCGGTATGGTTTTGAAGAAATTATTTCACCAGCAGCACAAGAGTATTTGAATGAGGTGGAGAAAAAACCCAAAAAGAAAAAATCTGACAAATAA